One window of the Camarhynchus parvulus chromosome 2, STF_HiC, whole genome shotgun sequence genome contains the following:
- the GFOD1 gene encoding glucose-fructose oxidoreductase domain-containing protein 1 isoform X2, producing MGTVTHLQHEGIGKNVICDRTATPLDAFRMMTAAHYYPKLMSIMGNVLRFLPAFVKMKQLIQEGYVGELLVCEVQVHSGSLLGKKYNWSCDDLMGGGGLHSVGTYIIDLLTFLTSQKAVKVHGLLKTFVKQTDHIKGIRQITSDDFCTFQMVLEGGVCCTVTLNFNIPGEFKQDIIVVGSAGRLTVIGTDLYGQSNSSPQRELLLKDSTPVSNSLLPEKAFSDIPSPYLRGTIKMVQAVRQAFEDQDDRRTWDGRPLTMAATFDDCLYALCVVDTIKKSNQLGEWQNISIMTEEPELSPAYLISEAMRKSRMSLYC from the coding sequence GCATTGGGAAGAACGTCATCTGTGACCGAACGGCAACTCCCCTGGATGCCTTTAGGATGATGACTGCGGCTCATTACTACCCAAAGCTCATGAGCATCATGGGGAACGTTCTGCGCTTCCTGCCTGCTTTCGTGAAGATGAAGCAGCTGATCCAGGAGGGCTACgtgggggagctgctggtgtgcGAGGTGCAGGTGCACAGCGGGAGCCTGCTGGGCAAGAAGTACAACTGGAGCTGCGATGACCTGATGGGAGGTGGGGGCTTGCACTCGGTGGGCACCTACATCATCGACCTGCTGACCTTCCTCACCAGCCAGAAGGCCGTGAAGGTGCACGGGTTGCTCAAGACCTTTGTGAAGCAGACGGACCACATCAAGGGCATCCGGCAGATCACCAGCGATGACTTCTGCACCTTTCAGATGGTCCTGGAAGGGGGCGTGTGCTGCACGGTGACGCTCAACTTCAACATCCCGGGGGAGTTCAAACAGGACATCATCGTGGTGGGCTCGGCGGGACGGCTCACTGTGATAGGCACTGACCTCTACGGACAGAGCAACAGCTCTCCTCAGCGGGAGCTCCTGCTGAAGGACTCCACGCCAGTCAGCAACTCCTTGCTTCCGGAGAAGGCCTTCAGTGACATCCCATCCCCCTACCTGCGGGGCACCATTAAGATGGTCCAGGCTGTCCGGCAGGCCTTTGAGGACCAGGACGACAGGAGGACCTGGGACGGGAGGCCCCTTACAATGGCTGCCACTTTTGACGACTGTCTGTACGCCCTGTGTGTGGTGGACACCATTAAAAAGTCAAACCAGCTGGGGGAGTGGCAGAACATTTCAATCATGACTGAGGAGCCAGAACTGAGCCCGGCATACTTGATCAGCGAAGCCATGCGGAAGAGCAGGATGTCTCTGTACTGCTAG